The following are from one region of the Limisphaera ngatamarikiensis genome:
- a CDS encoding ATP-binding protein — MAAVKSGFLDKVLGRIGRLDAQGLQAVVQRLARERSFLETLFNTIEDGILVTDEQGKILYFNQAARRMLGLTDDVEGRHVRDCVPEVDWDQLARLDTAGGQRFVRQEFEIEYPRPRFLRLLAAPLDGRQTGTSGVALILHDATEARQQTFEAIESERVQALTLLAASLAHEIGNPLNALHIHLQLLERELRKLKTAWEGSAPAPASAGAETGSGPRATHTDVATVLARMEQFLQVAQGEVNRLDYIVTQFLQALRPTAPQLRPTSLNDVVRKTVDLLRPELENRGITVQMQLSRAVPETPLDPVQMQQVLVNLVKNAMQAMTRGGTLTLQTGADSEGVWVVVADTGSGMTPEQLQRVFEPFFTTKQKGSGLGLMIVQRIVRAHRGRIEVESHVGRGTTFRIWLPLHERRPRLLEPPGGAAPASEEAATGS, encoded by the coding sequence GTGGCAGCGGTCAAATCGGGTTTTCTGGACAAGGTACTGGGTCGGATCGGCCGCCTGGACGCGCAGGGCTTGCAGGCGGTGGTCCAGCGGCTGGCCCGGGAGCGCTCCTTCCTGGAGACGCTCTTCAACACCATCGAGGACGGCATTCTCGTCACGGACGAACAGGGGAAGATTTTGTACTTCAACCAGGCCGCGCGGCGGATGCTGGGCCTGACCGACGATGTGGAGGGACGGCATGTGCGGGATTGCGTGCCGGAGGTGGACTGGGATCAGCTGGCCCGGTTGGACACCGCCGGCGGGCAGCGGTTCGTGCGTCAGGAGTTTGAGATCGAGTATCCCCGGCCGCGGTTTCTGCGGTTGCTGGCCGCGCCGCTGGACGGGCGGCAGACCGGGACCAGTGGCGTGGCGCTGATTCTGCACGACGCGACCGAGGCACGGCAGCAGACGTTTGAGGCCATTGAGAGCGAGCGTGTCCAGGCGCTGACCCTGCTGGCGGCCAGCCTGGCCCATGAGATCGGCAACCCCCTCAATGCCCTGCACATTCACCTGCAGTTGTTGGAGCGCGAGCTCCGAAAGCTGAAGACGGCATGGGAGGGATCGGCACCGGCGCCCGCAAGCGCGGGTGCCGAGACCGGCTCGGGCCCGCGCGCCACCCACACGGATGTGGCGACGGTGCTGGCCCGGATGGAACAATTCCTCCAGGTGGCGCAGGGCGAGGTCAACCGGCTGGACTACATCGTGACCCAGTTTCTGCAGGCGTTGCGGCCAACCGCTCCGCAGTTGCGTCCCACCTCGCTGAACGACGTGGTGCGGAAGACGGTGGACCTGTTGCGGCCGGAACTCGAAAACCGCGGGATCACCGTGCAGATGCAACTGTCGCGCGCGGTGCCCGAGACTCCGCTGGATCCGGTGCAGATGCAGCAGGTGCTGGTGAATCTGGTCAAAAATGCGATGCAGGCAATGACCCGGGGCGGCACGTTGACCCTGCAAACCGGCGCGGATTCGGAGGGGGTCTGGGTGGTGGTGGCCGACACCGGCAGCGGGATGACTCCGGAACAACTGCAGCGGGTGTTCGAGCCGTTCTTCACCACCAAGCAAAAGGGGTCCGGTCTCGGCCTGATGATCGTGCAACGGATCGTGCGGGCGCACCGGGGTCGGATCGAGGTGGAAAGTCACGTGGGGCGCGGCACCACGTTCCGGATCTGGCTGCCGCTGCACGAGCGTCGGCCCCGGTTGCTGGAACCGCCGGGCGGGGCCGCACCCGCGTCGGAGGAGGCAGCCACCGGTTCGTAA
- the corA gene encoding magnesium/cobalt transporter CorA — MIRSLVFTTQGRLHSRDIEVFLMPTVLNDTNLFLWVDLEAPTPEETKRVLEDVFHFHPLSIEDCVMVSEAPKIEEYQPREGDLFPPYLFMVIHAVDYSRKDGVFATTELNFFLGRNFLVTYHEGPARSVQLTEERAVRGTGGIARAPDRVAYNLLDSIVDNYKPALDELAMEIAELEQQALERPTRETLNKILQVKKEVVHLRQIIGPQREVLARLARGEFKLIRAHLVPYFRDVYDALFRISELAQSYADSLTGTLQLYLNVSSNQTADVLKVLTLITVLTAPVMIVGTWYGMNFETISEFHWRYGYLWAIGLTVVSTWLMYWWMRRRGWL; from the coding sequence ATGATTCGGTCCCTGGTGTTTACGACGCAGGGTCGGTTGCACAGCCGGGACATCGAGGTGTTCCTGATGCCCACCGTGCTGAACGACACGAACCTGTTTTTGTGGGTGGACCTGGAGGCTCCGACCCCGGAGGAGACCAAGCGGGTGTTGGAGGACGTGTTTCATTTTCACCCGCTGTCCATTGAGGACTGCGTGATGGTGAGCGAGGCTCCCAAGATTGAAGAGTACCAGCCGCGCGAGGGCGACCTGTTTCCACCGTACCTGTTCATGGTGATCCATGCGGTGGACTACAGTCGCAAGGACGGCGTGTTTGCGACGACGGAACTGAACTTTTTCCTGGGCCGCAATTTCCTGGTCACCTATCACGAGGGACCGGCGCGCAGTGTGCAGTTGACGGAGGAACGGGCGGTGCGGGGGACCGGCGGGATTGCGCGGGCGCCGGATCGGGTGGCGTACAACCTTCTGGACAGCATCGTGGACAATTACAAACCGGCGCTGGACGAGCTGGCCATGGAGATTGCGGAACTGGAGCAGCAGGCGCTGGAACGGCCCACGCGGGAGACGCTGAACAAGATCCTCCAGGTCAAGAAGGAGGTGGTGCATTTGCGGCAGATCATCGGGCCGCAACGGGAGGTGCTGGCCCGGCTGGCCCGTGGGGAGTTCAAACTCATCCGGGCGCATCTGGTGCCGTATTTCCGCGACGTGTATGATGCTCTGTTCCGGATTTCCGAACTGGCCCAGTCGTACGCGGATTCGCTGACGGGCACCCTGCAGCTGTACCTGAACGTGTCCTCCAATCAGACGGCCGATGTGCTCAAGGTGCTGACGTTGATCACCGTGCTGACGGCGCCGGTGATGATCGTGGGCACGTGGTACGGGATGAATTTCGAGACCATTTCGGAGTTTCACTGGCGGTACGGCTACCTCTGGGCCATTGGTCTGACGGTGGTGAGCACGTGGTTGATGTACTGGTGGATGCGGCGTCGCGGCTGGTTGTGA
- a CDS encoding FHA domain-containing protein, whose product MAKLVVKGPNGRDEVLTLKEGVHRFGRSSTNEFVVFDSTVSRFHCEIEVRPDGMWVRDLDSANGTFVDDVPVGSEPVQLRKGQVLRLGDVRMEVRDAPEAPPADQVPMCSIHPTFPASMECTQCHRIFCGSCVHLIRRVGGQYLRLCPVCSGPCVPLTVVPGGAKGLLRGMMDRLLKKRTLRHPFQGE is encoded by the coding sequence ATGGCCAAACTGGTGGTGAAAGGACCCAACGGTCGGGACGAGGTCCTGACGCTGAAGGAAGGGGTGCACCGGTTTGGTCGGTCTTCGACCAACGAGTTTGTGGTGTTTGACTCCACGGTCTCGCGTTTCCACTGCGAGATTGAGGTTCGTCCGGATGGCATGTGGGTGCGCGACCTGGACTCGGCCAACGGGACGTTTGTGGACGACGTGCCGGTGGGTTCCGAGCCGGTCCAACTGCGCAAGGGTCAGGTGCTGCGGTTGGGGGATGTGCGGATGGAGGTTCGCGATGCACCCGAGGCGCCGCCGGCCGACCAGGTGCCGATGTGTTCGATCCATCCCACGTTCCCCGCGAGCATGGAATGCACCCAGTGTCATCGGATCTTTTGCGGCAGTTGCGTGCATTTGATCCGGCGGGTGGGGGGCCAGTATTTGCGGCTTTGCCCCGTGTGCAGCGGTCCCTGTGTGCCCCTGACGGTGGTTCCGGGCGGCGCCAAGGGGCTGCTCCGCGGGATGATGGACCGCCTGCTCAAGAAACGGACGCTCCGACATCCGTTCCAGGGCGAGTAA
- a CDS encoding TIM barrel protein, whose product MRFAICNEIYQGWKLEDAFEHAARTGYHGVELAPFTLAESVTDLGPAERRRIHDLARRHGLDIVGLHWLLVKPEGLHLNHPDPAIRQRTARYFVELVRCCADLGGRILVLGSPKQRSLQPGVSRAQAEEWTRATLRDAVHEAEDRGVTLCLEPLSPAETNFLNTARETIAFAQTFQSPACRILLDVKAMCTEPEPIPAIIRASWPHFAHFHANDRNLKGPGFGDVDFRPIAAALREVGYDGYVSVEVFNFDDGPDLIARKSLDYLRQTFGQS is encoded by the coding sequence GTGCGCTTTGCCATCTGCAACGAAATCTATCAGGGCTGGAAACTCGAGGATGCCTTCGAACATGCCGCCCGTACCGGCTACCACGGGGTGGAACTGGCCCCGTTCACGCTTGCCGAGTCGGTCACCGACCTCGGCCCCGCCGAGCGCCGCCGGATCCACGACCTGGCCCGACGTCACGGGCTCGACATCGTGGGTCTGCACTGGCTCCTCGTAAAACCCGAGGGCCTGCACCTGAACCATCCCGACCCCGCCATCCGCCAGCGCACCGCCCGGTACTTTGTCGAACTGGTCCGATGCTGCGCCGACCTCGGCGGACGAATCCTCGTACTCGGATCCCCCAAACAACGCAGCCTCCAGCCGGGCGTCTCCCGTGCCCAGGCCGAGGAATGGACCCGCGCCACCCTCCGCGACGCCGTGCATGAGGCTGAAGACCGGGGCGTGACCCTCTGCCTGGAACCCCTCTCGCCCGCCGAAACCAACTTCCTAAACACTGCCCGCGAAACCATCGCCTTCGCCCAAACCTTCCAGTCCCCGGCCTGCCGCATCCTTTTGGACGTGAAAGCGATGTGCACCGAACCTGAACCCATCCCCGCCATCATCCGCGCCTCCTGGCCGCACTTCGCCCATTTCCACGCCAACGACCGCAACCTCAAGGGACCCGGCTTTGGCGACGTGGATTTCCGTCCCATCGCCGCCGCCCTGCGCGAGGTGGGCTACGACGGTTATGTGTCCGTGGAGGTGTTCAACTTCGACGACGGTCCCGACCTCATCGCACGAAAGAGCCTTGATTATCTCCGTCAAACCTTCGGGCAATCCTGA
- the rpe gene encoding ribulose-phosphate 3-epimerase, whose amino-acid sequence MIIAPSLLAANYGRLASEVARHKASGAEWLHLDIMDGHFVPNLSFGPGIVKTLRPLTRTFFDVHLMCSKPEVLLPLFADAGADQITVHVELGERVAHLLWKIRSLGLKVGLAVNPPTQLATVRPYLPQIDTLLIMTVNPGFGGQEFIEECLPKIQQAHTWRTSGPHRFHIEVDGGINERTARECARAGADVFVAGTALFGKPNLKAAVARLRRAVEQAIPPSESDTPAGRKPSRITSRQ is encoded by the coding sequence ATGATCATTGCGCCGTCATTGTTGGCCGCCAATTACGGTCGCCTGGCCAGTGAAGTGGCCCGTCACAAGGCATCCGGAGCCGAATGGCTCCACCTGGACATCATGGACGGCCATTTCGTCCCCAACCTGTCCTTCGGACCGGGCATCGTCAAAACCTTGCGCCCTTTGACACGCACCTTCTTCGACGTCCACCTCATGTGCAGCAAACCGGAGGTGTTGCTGCCGTTGTTTGCCGACGCCGGCGCCGACCAGATCACCGTGCACGTCGAACTGGGCGAGCGGGTGGCTCACCTGCTCTGGAAGATCCGGAGCCTGGGCCTGAAAGTGGGCCTGGCCGTCAACCCGCCCACCCAGCTCGCCACGGTCCGCCCCTACCTGCCGCAGATCGACACCCTGCTGATCATGACCGTCAACCCCGGTTTCGGCGGCCAGGAATTCATCGAGGAGTGCCTCCCCAAGATCCAGCAGGCCCATACCTGGCGCACCAGCGGCCCGCACCGGTTCCACATCGAGGTCGACGGCGGCATCAACGAACGGACCGCCCGCGAATGTGCCCGCGCCGGTGCCGACGTGTTCGTGGCCGGGACCGCCCTTTTTGGAAAGCCCAACCTCAAGGCCGCCGTGGCCAGACTCCGCCGGGCCGTCGAACAGGCGATCCCCCCTTCGGAATCCGACACCCCCGCGGGTCGCAAACCCTCCAGGATCACTTCGCGACAATGA
- a CDS encoding phosphoglucomutase/phosphomannomutase family protein, translating to MKTSSAPPTQPLRFGTDGWRAVIAEAFTFDNVARVAQAAADYWRDHPVPGRPNRVAIGYDRRFFSDRFAQCAAEVFAANDYEVILTPVATPTPAVSLAVRDRLCVGGVMITASHNPLIFNGFKLKSHYGGSSDPDTCKAVESYLDRSPVRRMPAAEAEARGRLRRIDLRPDHARAIRKLVDFQLIRRTGLRLAHDALYGAGAGMFEAILKGGRCKVTSLHTEHDVLFGGLTPEPIPRNYGPASEFLRRHPHDLCLVNDGDADRLGALDGRGQPLTTHQVVCLILYHLHQNRGLTGRVVKTLTLTSMVDKMCAAWNLPLLETGVGFKYICPEMVKGDVLLGAEESGGIGLPGHIPERDGLAAGLVLLELLAQTGKSVRQLLGQLERQFGPHRYGRQDLHLPQDRCAALLNRLRSQPPDRLGRRPVADIKTFDGVKIIANNGAWLMLRGSGTEPVLRIYAEAATESEVEQLLRLGLRWTRQV from the coding sequence ATGAAAACCAGCTCCGCCCCTCCCACCCAGCCCCTGCGATTCGGCACCGACGGTTGGCGCGCCGTCATCGCCGAGGCCTTCACCTTCGACAACGTAGCCCGGGTGGCCCAGGCCGCCGCCGACTATTGGCGCGATCATCCCGTGCCGGGCCGCCCCAACCGCGTCGCCATCGGCTACGACCGCCGGTTCTTTTCCGATCGCTTCGCCCAGTGCGCCGCCGAGGTCTTCGCCGCCAACGATTACGAGGTCATCCTCACCCCGGTTGCCACCCCCACACCCGCGGTCTCCCTGGCCGTCCGCGACCGCCTCTGCGTCGGCGGCGTCATGATCACCGCCAGTCACAACCCGCTCATCTTCAACGGATTCAAACTCAAATCCCACTACGGCGGATCGTCCGACCCCGACACCTGCAAGGCGGTTGAATCCTACCTGGACCGCTCGCCGGTCCGGCGCATGCCGGCAGCCGAGGCCGAGGCCCGGGGCCGCCTCCGCCGCATCGATCTCCGACCCGACCACGCCCGGGCCATCCGAAAGCTGGTGGACTTCCAACTCATCCGTCGGACCGGCCTGCGGCTGGCCCACGACGCCCTCTACGGCGCCGGGGCCGGCATGTTCGAAGCCATCCTGAAAGGCGGCCGCTGCAAGGTCACCTCGCTCCATACCGAACACGACGTCCTCTTCGGCGGGCTCACACCCGAACCGATTCCCCGGAACTACGGTCCCGCCTCCGAGTTCCTGCGCCGGCACCCGCACGACCTGTGCCTGGTCAACGACGGTGACGCCGATCGCCTCGGCGCCCTCGACGGTCGCGGCCAACCCCTCACCACCCACCAGGTCGTCTGCCTCATCCTCTATCACCTCCACCAAAACCGCGGCCTGACCGGACGGGTGGTCAAAACCCTCACCCTCACCTCCATGGTGGACAAGATGTGCGCCGCCTGGAACCTGCCGCTGTTGGAAACCGGCGTCGGGTTCAAATACATCTGCCCCGAGATGGTCAAGGGCGACGTCCTGCTCGGGGCGGAGGAAAGCGGCGGCATCGGCCTGCCCGGCCACATCCCCGAACGCGACGGTCTCGCTGCCGGACTGGTCCTGCTCGAGTTGCTGGCCCAAACCGGGAAGTCCGTCCGTCAGCTCCTCGGCCAGCTGGAACGCCAGTTCGGTCCCCACCGGTACGGTCGGCAGGACCTTCACCTCCCCCAGGACCGCTGCGCCGCGCTGCTCAACCGGCTCCGGTCCCAGCCCCCGGACCGCCTCGGCCGCCGACCCGTGGCCGACATCAAGACCTTTGACGGCGTCAAAATCATCGCCAACAATGGCGCATGGTTGATGCTGCGCGGGTCCGGCACGGAACCGGTCCTGCGCATCTATGCCGAGGCCGCCACGGAGTCCGAGGTGGAACAGTTGCTCCGCCTCGGCCTGCGCTGGACCCGCCAGGTATGA
- the rsfS gene encoding ribosome silencing factor, which produces MDSKKLALLCRKLADNKKAEDIVVLDVRKLSSIADYFVIASATSEPHLRAVLEEVTEKLEQEHGLRPFGVDGHQATGWVVLDYFDVIVHLMRSDVRAHYDLEGLWGDAPRVGTRRRRKVTS; this is translated from the coding sequence ATGGACTCCAAAAAGCTGGCCCTGCTCTGTCGGAAACTGGCGGATAACAAGAAGGCCGAGGACATCGTGGTGCTGGATGTGCGCAAGTTGTCGTCGATTGCGGACTATTTCGTGATCGCGTCGGCGACGAGCGAGCCGCATCTGCGCGCGGTGCTGGAAGAGGTGACGGAGAAGTTGGAACAGGAACACGGGTTGCGTCCGTTTGGTGTGGACGGGCATCAGGCGACGGGTTGGGTGGTGCTGGATTATTTCGATGTGATCGTGCACCTGATGCGCAGCGACGTGCGGGCGCATTACGACCTGGAGGGTTTGTGGGGTGATGCGCCCCGGGTGGGGACGCGCCGTCGCCGGAAGGTGACCTCCTGA
- the nadD gene encoding nicotinate-nucleotide adenylyltransferase, with amino-acid sequence MRAGLRLGLFGGSFDPVHWGHLWAAQAAMEELALARVFFIPASQSPFKAGQPPVAPAEERVRMLRLALAGRPEFEVDDSEVRRGGISYTVETLREYERRYPGAELFYLVGADHVPTLPRWREAEEVARRARFVALMRPGEAAPAFPPPFRGVSVTGFPVGLSSSSIRARVRQGKSIEWLVPPAVAEAIRLRRLYAAGP; translated from the coding sequence ATGAGGGCGGGATTGCGGTTGGGGCTGTTTGGAGGCAGTTTCGATCCGGTGCATTGGGGGCATTTGTGGGCGGCCCAGGCCGCGATGGAGGAACTGGCGTTGGCCCGGGTGTTTTTCATTCCCGCGTCGCAATCGCCGTTCAAGGCGGGTCAACCGCCGGTGGCACCTGCGGAGGAACGGGTGCGGATGTTGCGGTTGGCGTTGGCGGGGCGTCCGGAGTTTGAGGTGGACGACAGCGAGGTGCGGCGGGGCGGGATTTCGTACACGGTGGAGACGTTGCGGGAGTACGAGCGGCGGTATCCGGGCGCGGAACTGTTTTATCTGGTGGGGGCTGATCATGTGCCGACGCTGCCACGGTGGCGCGAGGCGGAGGAGGTGGCGCGGCGGGCGAGGTTTGTGGCGTTAATGCGGCCCGGGGAGGCCGCGCCGGCGTTTCCCCCGCCGTTTCGCGGGGTGAGTGTGACGGGATTTCCGGTGGGTTTGTCATCGTCATCCATCCGGGCGCGGGTGCGCCAGGGCAAATCCATCGAGTGGTTGGTTCCGCCGGCGGTGGCCGAGGCCATCCGGCTCCGGCGGTTGTATGCGGCGGGACCGTAG
- a CDS encoding alpha/beta hydrolase family protein: protein MKGKATGNTAGGRLRDVRRGGWADRMARRSGRVRPWVMALGIAVGTDWMVVGAEPNYDESKVPAYTLPDPLVCEDGTPVRDRRVWEKRRRPELLWLFEEHVYGRAPTAAPGMWFEVVESDGTALGGRAIRRQVTIWLRGDRVGPRMDLLMYLPRERGRRVPVFLGLNFMGNHTVHPDPGIRITEQWVPADRAGTVVSNRATAAGRGTMASRWPVERILARGYGLVTAYCGDLEPDFPEGWKLGVRAALSPDGTNHVFRLDEWGAVAAWAWGLSRAMDYLEIDRGVDAKRVVLIGHSRLGKAALWAGARDRRFAVVISNESGEGGAALTRRRFGERIADLNRRFPHWFCGRYKEYDDREDALPVDAHELIALMAPRPVYIGSASEDLWADPRGEFLAGLHAEPVYRLYGRTGLGVTEMPAVGQWVGRYIGYHLRPGRHELTAWDWERYLDFVDRHLGGR, encoded by the coding sequence ATGAAGGGAAAAGCAACCGGGAACACGGCGGGCGGGCGTTTGCGGGACGTGCGGCGTGGCGGGTGGGCGGATCGGATGGCGCGCAGGTCGGGCCGGGTGCGGCCATGGGTGATGGCGCTGGGGATTGCGGTGGGGACGGACTGGATGGTGGTGGGGGCGGAACCGAATTACGACGAGTCGAAGGTGCCGGCCTACACGTTACCGGACCCGCTGGTGTGCGAGGATGGCACGCCGGTTCGGGACCGGCGGGTTTGGGAGAAGCGGCGTCGACCCGAGCTGTTGTGGTTGTTTGAGGAGCATGTGTACGGACGGGCGCCGACAGCTGCGCCGGGCATGTGGTTTGAGGTGGTGGAGTCGGACGGGACCGCGCTGGGGGGCCGGGCGATTCGGCGGCAGGTGACGATCTGGCTGCGGGGCGACCGGGTGGGGCCGCGGATGGATTTGTTGATGTACCTGCCCCGCGAGCGGGGTCGGCGGGTGCCGGTGTTTTTGGGGTTGAACTTCATGGGCAACCACACGGTGCACCCGGACCCGGGCATTCGCATCACGGAACAATGGGTGCCCGCGGATCGTGCCGGCACGGTGGTGAGCAACCGGGCGACGGCGGCCGGGCGTGGCACGATGGCGTCGCGCTGGCCGGTGGAACGGATTCTGGCGCGGGGGTACGGTCTGGTGACGGCCTATTGCGGGGATTTGGAACCGGATTTTCCGGAGGGTTGGAAGTTGGGTGTGCGGGCGGCGTTGAGTCCGGACGGTACGAACCACGTGTTTCGGTTGGATGAATGGGGTGCGGTGGCGGCGTGGGCGTGGGGTTTGAGCCGGGCGATGGATTATTTGGAGATCGACCGCGGTGTGGATGCGAAGCGGGTGGTGTTGATCGGGCATTCGCGCCTGGGCAAGGCGGCGCTGTGGGCGGGGGCTCGGGACCGGCGGTTTGCGGTGGTGATTTCGAATGAGTCGGGCGAGGGCGGCGCGGCTCTGACCCGACGGCGGTTTGGGGAACGGATCGCGGATCTGAACCGGCGGTTTCCCCACTGGTTTTGCGGCCGGTACAAGGAGTATGATGATCGGGAGGATGCGCTTCCGGTGGACGCTCATGAGTTGATTGCGCTGATGGCGCCGCGGCCGGTGTACATTGGCAGTGCCTCGGAAGACTTGTGGGCGGATCCGCGGGGGGAGTTTTTGGCCGGGCTGCACGCGGAGCCGGTGTACCGCTTGTACGGCCGCACGGGCCTGGGCGTGACGGAAATGCCCGCGGTGGGGCAGTGGGTTGGACGGTACATCGGGTATCATTTGCGTCCGGGACGGCACGAACTGACAGCCTGGGACTGGGAACGGTACCTGGATTTTGTGGATCGGCATCTGGGCGGACGATGA
- a CDS encoding carbon starvation CstA family protein yields MRSGWRALAWLAVMLAGAAAYASLALPRGEPVNAATLVIAAVCSYALGYRFYAKWLAARVMVLQDRRATPAEVLEDGKDYVPTHKWIVFGHHFAAISGPGPLVGPVLAAQFGYLPGTLWLLIGCVLGGAVQDFVILFCSMRRGGRSLGEMVREELNRPAGLVALVAILAILVILLAVLALVVVKALAESPWGVFTVGATIPLAMAMGLYLRFWRVGRVREASALGVVGLLLAVWAGKWVYEHPTVSGWLTLSAETLAWGIIGYGLLASVLPVWLLLAPRDYLSTFMKLGTIVLLALGILLVLPDLKLPPVTAFVDGSGPVVAGKLFPFCFITIACGAISGFHSLISSGTTPKLIMREGSARPVGYGAMCLESFVAIMAMVAACTMEPGVYFSMNMKGEPEAVAARVTAAGYPVTVEQMEELARSVGEHTLFGRTGGAATLAVGMAQIFSRMVGQRWLDLWYHFAIMFEALFILTTIDAGTRVARYILHDFLGHLWRPLGNTRSLGANLLVSGLMVGAWGYFLVQGVRDPLGGINSLWPLFGIANQMLAAIALCLGTTVILKMELRRRVEPDPAPPDEPVVHRPGRPALALVTLVPLAWLVAVTFTAGIQKIAHPDPRIGFLAQARQLTEQVPALESALADARARGDAAAVAEAERALRTNRVLRFNNRLDAVVAGVFLALVSLVLGLSAREWWCLWTGRKAPVLHEMPPVWLDARLVAGRGGGLPVGAAGAAALALALSREWSGEASLERAMGRTGSNAGVCRCAVAGGCEGFRHGRAEEGRLYEQVLEERFQGVRRCC; encoded by the coding sequence ATGAGAAGCGGTTGGCGCGCATTGGCTTGGTTGGCGGTGATGCTGGCGGGTGCGGCGGCGTATGCGTCGCTGGCGCTGCCCCGCGGGGAGCCGGTGAACGCAGCCACGTTGGTGATTGCGGCGGTGTGTTCGTATGCGCTCGGGTACCGGTTTTATGCGAAGTGGCTGGCGGCGCGTGTGATGGTGTTGCAGGACCGGCGTGCAACGCCCGCGGAGGTGCTGGAGGACGGCAAGGACTACGTTCCGACCCACAAGTGGATTGTGTTCGGTCACCACTTTGCGGCGATTTCCGGGCCGGGTCCGTTGGTGGGGCCGGTATTGGCGGCGCAGTTCGGGTATTTGCCGGGGACGTTGTGGTTGTTGATCGGGTGTGTGTTGGGCGGGGCGGTGCAGGACTTTGTGATTTTGTTTTGCTCGATGCGGCGCGGGGGGCGGTCGCTGGGCGAGATGGTGCGGGAGGAATTGAACCGGCCGGCGGGTTTGGTGGCGCTGGTGGCGATTCTGGCGATTCTGGTGATTTTGTTGGCGGTGTTGGCGCTGGTGGTGGTGAAGGCGCTGGCGGAGAGTCCGTGGGGCGTGTTCACGGTGGGGGCCACCATTCCGCTGGCGATGGCGATGGGGTTGTATCTGCGGTTCTGGCGTGTGGGACGGGTCCGTGAAGCCTCGGCGCTGGGTGTGGTGGGGCTGTTGCTGGCGGTGTGGGCGGGCAAATGGGTGTACGAACATCCCACGGTGTCGGGCTGGCTGACCTTGAGCGCGGAGACGCTGGCCTGGGGGATCATTGGTTACGGGTTGCTGGCCAGTGTGTTGCCGGTGTGGTTGTTGTTGGCGCCGCGCGATTATTTGAGCACGTTCATGAAGCTGGGGACGATCGTGTTGCTGGCGCTGGGGATTCTGCTGGTGTTGCCGGATCTGAAGCTGCCGCCGGTGACGGCGTTTGTGGATGGGTCGGGTCCCGTGGTGGCGGGCAAGTTGTTTCCGTTCTGTTTCATCACGATTGCGTGTGGTGCGATTTCGGGTTTTCACTCGCTCATTTCGAGCGGGACCACGCCGAAACTGATCATGCGCGAGGGGTCGGCGCGGCCGGTGGGATATGGTGCGATGTGTTTGGAGTCGTTTGTGGCGATCATGGCGATGGTGGCCGCCTGCACGATGGAACCGGGGGTGTACTTCTCGATGAACATGAAGGGCGAACCGGAGGCGGTGGCGGCCCGGGTGACGGCGGCCGGGTACCCGGTCACCGTGGAACAAATGGAGGAGCTGGCGCGATCCGTGGGCGAACACACGTTGTTCGGGCGGACCGGTGGGGCGGCCACGCTGGCGGTGGGGATGGCGCAGATTTTTTCCCGGATGGTGGGGCAGCGGTGGCTCGACCTGTGGTACCACTTCGCCATCATGTTCGAGGCGTTGTTCATTCTGACCACGATTGATGCCGGCACGAGGGTGGCGCGGTACATCCTGCACGATTTTCTCGGGCATTTGTGGCGGCCGCTGGGCAACACGCGCAGTCTCGGGGCGAATTTGTTGGTAAGCGGCCTCATGGTGGGTGCCTGGGGGTACTTCCTGGTGCAGGGGGTTCGGGACCCGCTCGGTGGCATCAATTCGCTGTGGCCATTGTTCGGGATAGCCAACCAGATGTTGGCGGCCATTGCGTTGTGCCTGGGGACGACCGTGATTTTGAAGATGGAACTGCGGCGGAGGGTGGAGCCGGATCCGGCGCCCCCGGATGAACCGGTGGTGCACCGGCCGGGCAGGCCGGCGCTGGCGTTGGTCACGCTGGTGCCGCTGGCGTGGCTGGTAGCCGTGACCTTTACGGCGGGGATCCAGAAAATTGCGCATCCGGACCCGCGCATCGGTTTTCTGGCGCAGGCGCGGCAACTGACCGAGCAGGTGCCCGCGCTGGAGTCGGCGCTGGCGGATGCGCGGGCGCGCGGGGATGCGGCGGCGGTGGCGGAGGCGGAGCGGGCGTTGCGGACGAACCGGGTGCTGCGGTTCAACAATCGGTTGGACGCGGTGGTGGCGGGTGTGTTTCTGGCCCTGGTGAGCCTGGTGCTCGGGTTGAGCGCGCGAGAGTGGTGGTGTTTATGGACGGGCCGGAAGGCTCCGGTTCTGCATGAGATGCCGCCGGTGTGGTTGGACGCCCGGCTGGTGGCCGGCCGGGGCGGGGGTTTGCCGGTGGGTGCGGCGGGTGCGGCAGCGTTGGCTCTGGCGTTGAGCCGTGAATGGTCGGGGGAGGCATCCCTGGAACGGGCGATGGGCCGGACGGGTTCCAACGCGGGTGTTTGTCGGTGTGCGGTGGCCGGAGGGTGTGAGGGATTCAGGCACGGGCGTGCAGAGGAGGGCCGGCTGTACGAGCAGGTGCTGGAAGAACGGTTTCAGGGGGTGCGACGATGTTGTTGA